GCGGCCGTGTCGGCGACGATCCGGGCGTGTGCCGTCTTGGCCTGCTCGACATGCGCGTTGATGCTGGTGCGGCCCTGGCGCGTGTAGAGCGAAGCGAGATCGAGGCGCAGGTTGCGCTCGTTGAGGCTCGCCGCTGCACGCACCGGATAGAGGACGAGCTGGAAGAAAGCGTCGCGGCGGTCGGCGGGCAGTGTCGTGGTCAGCGCCTCGGCGCGCGCGGTGATCGCGCGGTAGCGGTCGATCCGGGCCAGCGCCTCGCCGCCGCCGGTGCGGATATAGTCCCCGATTTTGTTGGGGCGAGTCGGCTCGGTCTGGCCGAAGCCCATGAACTCGGGCCGCCGCTCGAAGGCGAGGTCGTAATATTCGGTCATGATCGCGGCGATCTCGGCCGCGTTGGCGCCACTGAACTGGTCCGCGGCCCAGCGCGTAAGGTGCGCGTCCGGCGCCGGCGTGATCGCTTGGGTGTCGAAGGCGAGGTCGAGGAAATATTGCGTCAGATACTCGCCTGGTTTGATGTCGCCGACATTGACCACCCAGAGCTTGCGCGCGTCCATCTGCCACGCCCGGTCGAGCTGCTCGCGGATCAGCGCCGGATGCGTCGTGCCGAGCCACAGATAGTCGTGCGGCCGGCCCCAATAGGAGATGTGATAATAGATGCCCGATCCGCCGGAACGCTTGCGCTCGGCGGGGTTCGAGAGCCGGTTGATATAGCCGTAATTGTCCTCGGGCCAGACGAGTGTCACGTCGTCGGGCACTTTGAGGCCGGTGCCGTAGATGTCGAGCACTTCCTTGTAGAGCGTCAGCACCTGCGGCACCTGATCGGCGGGCTTGCCCTGCGCCGTGGCGAGCAGCTCGCGCTGGATCGCCATCACCTCGGTCATCGCCTGACGCGCCTTCTCCGGCGTGTCGGCGCCCTCCATCGCGGAGTCATGCTTGCCGCGCAGCCCGATCGTGTAGATATTCTCGAAGCCTTTCACCTCCTCCGCGCGGCGGCGCCAATAGTCGACCATCTTGTTGCGATTGGTGAAGAAGTTGAAGTCGCCGTCCTGCTCCTCCCACTCGCGCACATTATTGCGCATCATCGGCTCGGCATGCGAGGTGCCGACCACGATCGCATGGTCGCGCGCCGCCTCGGCATTGCCGGGGATCTGGTAGAAGGGCTTGGTCGAGTCATGCATCGCCGGCCAGATGAGGTTGGCCTTCAATCGCCACATCAGCTCGAAGATGCGCACATAGGTCTTCGGCCCGATATCCCCGGTCTCGGGCTCATAGGTCTTGGCCGCCCAGGGCTGGAGCCCCCAATCCTCGTCGTTGAGGAAGATGCCGCGATACTGGACCGACGGCGCGGGCGACAGGCGGCGGCTGCCGTCGACCGCCAGCCGCTTCACGCGGCGCGGCGTGACATCGGCCCACCATTCCCAGGGCGAGACCCCGATCTCGCGCGTCAGATCGACCACGCCCCAGATCGCGCCGCGCATGTCCGAGCCCGCGATCAAGAGATAGCGCCGCGACGGATCGCGCTTCGAACGGACGAGCAGGCGGGTGTAGCGTTCCCACTGGCCGCACAGCTCGGTGAGATCGATCCCCGTCTCGCGGGCGACCTCGCGAATCAGCGCCGAATCCTGAGGCCCCAGCACGACGCACAGCCGCCCGCACGTCGCAAGATCGCCCGACACGCGCGGTGTCATCCCGGTCAACTGCGTCAGGTCGCGTGCCAGCAGTTCGGCGGCCAGCTGCGCCGGGCGCTCGCCGGAATGGACGATACCGGCAACCTCGCGACCGTCGAACAGCTCGACCTGCCCGGCCAGCGCCGCCGAGGGAAGCAGCGCGGCAAGCGAGAGGAGGACGCGAGTGATCCGGATCGAGCGCACGCAACCTCTCCGCTTTCCACCGCCGCAGATCATGCATCCGGTTGTTGGTCAGGCCAATCTAGCAAATTCAGTCACCCGGCCCACCCAAAAAATGAGACATGATCGCATAATTTGGGTATCAGAGGCGGAATCGGTAACCCTCTTCGCGGCTGCCGTTGCCGAGTTGATAACAAAATCCGGGAGGATGGGGTGAGGGGCAGAGCAATTTCGCTAATGGTCGCGATGGCGGCGATGTGTTGGACGCCCCTCGCAACCGCCCAGCAGGCACGCGAGACGCAGAATCTCGCCGCGCCGGTCAAGACCTTCGGCCGCGTGTCGTTCGACGCGCGCTCGCTGATGATCGACGGCAAGCGCACCATGATTTGGTCGAGCGAGATGCATCATTTCCGCCTGCCCAGCCCCGATCTGTGGCGCGACATCCTGCAGAAGATGAAGGCCAACGGGTTCAACACCGTCGCCTTCTATTTCGACTGGGGCTTCCACAGCCCGAAGCAGGGCGTCTACGATTTCTCCGGCGTCCGCGACATCGACCGGCTGCTGACCATGGCGGAGGAGGAGGGGCTCTACGTCATCACCCGCGCCGGTCCCTATGTGAATGCCGAGCTGACGCGCGGCGGATTCCCGGGCTGGCTGGTCAACCAGCGCGTGAAGGCGCGCACCGATGCGCCGGAATATCTGGAAGCAGCGGACGAGTGGCTGACTCAGGTCCATGCCATCATCGCGCGGCATCAGATCAATGGCGACGGCAAGGGCAATCGCGGCACCGTCATCCTCCACCAGATCGAGAACGAGCTGGCGGTGACCACGCCGTCGCAGCGCCGCTACATGGACCATCTCTACAAGAAGGCGCGCGCCGACGGCATCAACGTACCGATCTTCCACAACGATCAGGGCCGCAACGGTTATTGGACACCGCAGGATTCCAAGGTCGAGCACGTCGTGCCCGGCCCGGTCGATCTCTACGCGTTCGACGGCTATCCCGGCGGCACCTGCACTGTCGAGGGCAAGCCGACGCGCGGCAGCGCGGCGCCCGACTGGGGCTATTACGGTCCGGGCGGCGCGAAGGGCGGCGCCTCGGCCTCGGCCAACACGCCGGGGTTCCTGGCGGAGTTCGGCGGGGGCTGGTTCGACTATTGGGGGTCGAATGGCGGCTATGAATGCAACGCGATCCAGCGCGGCAAGCGCTTCCAGCGCGTGTTCTACGGCACCAACCTCGCCAACGGCATCAACATCCAGAGCTTCTACATGGGCTATGGCGGCACCAGCTGGGGCTGGCTGCCCGCGCCGGTGGTGTTCACCAGCTACGACTATGGCTCGGCGATCTCCGAGCCGCGCGAGGTGCGGCCCAAGCTCGTCGAGATGAAGCAGCTCGGCGGGCTGATCGCGGCGGTGCCCGATCTCGCCGGTATGATCCCGGCGGGGACGCCGCGGATCTCGTCGGACAAGGTGCAGGTCTATCACAACAAGTCGCCCGAGACCGATGCGCGCTTCCTGCTGGTGACGCACAAGCCATCGAACGGGCAGGGCAATGATCGCTTCACGATCACCGCCGATCTGCCCGACGGGCGCTATAGCTTCCCACAGGGCGAGCCGATGCAGCTCAACGGGTTCGACGCCAAATGGCTGGTCGCCGGGGTGGATGTCGGGGGGCAGCGGCTGGTCTATTCGACCTCCGAGCTGCAGACCGCAGTGAAGCTCGACGCCGCCGACCTGCTGCTGATGTATGGCCGCGCGGGCGAGCCGGGAGAGACCGTGCTGCGCTATGCCGGCGCGCCCAAGGTAGAGGTGATCGAGGGCAACGTCGCGAGCAGTTTCGATGCGACGAAGGGCGATCTTCGCCTCAACTACACGCATCGCGGCCGGGCAGTGGTGCGGATCACCGACGCTGGCCAGCCGCCGCTTACGCTGCTGCTCGCCGATGAGGATGAGGCCGGCGCCTATTGGACTCATGACACCGCGGCGGGGAAGATCCTTGCGCGAGGGCCGGCATTGATCCGCAGCGCAACGGCCAAGGGCGGCGTGCTGGCGCTGACCGGCGATACTTCGGGCGAGACCACGCTCGAGGTCTGGGCGCCACGCGCGCTCCGTTCGCTGCAGTGGAACGGTGTCGCGGTTCGTACCGCTGTGACCGCACGCGGCAGCGTCGCTTCGGTGGCGCCCCTCGGCGGGCCGGCGGATTTCCCCTTGCCCACGCTCACCGGGTGGCGCGTCGCCGCGGGCTCGCCCGAGGCGCGGCCGGACTTCGACGACAGCGGCTGGCAGGCGATCGACCGCCGCCGCGCCGGCACCACCACTGCCTGGGCCGACGGCCAGCCGACATTGGTGATGGACCCCTATGGCTTCCACGAGGGCGACGTCTGGTATCGAGGCCGCTTCGAGGGCGGTCGTGAAGCGGAGAAGCTGTCGGTCTTCTACGGCGGCGGCGCGGCGGGCCTGCTCCAGCTCTGGCTCGACGGCGAGTTCATTGGCCAGCATGAGATTCCCTCCGGCCAGCCGCGCCCGATCACCCTCGGCGGGACCGAATTCCCGCTGCCCACCAAGGCGCGCGCGCCGGGCCAGCATGTGTTGAGCGTGATGGTGCGCAATAACGGCCACAATTGGGACCTCGATGCCGACGACTTCCACAAGGAAGCGCGCGGGCTGATCCAGGCCTCGCTGCAGTCGGCGGCGGGAAGCAGCTTCGCGGTGCCGATCGAATGGCGCATCCAGGGCCGCAAGGGCGGCGAGGACCTGGCCGATCCGGTGCGCGGCGTGGCCAATAATGGCGGCCTCCATGGCGAGCGGCAGGGCTGGCACCTGCCGCGCTTCAACGACACGGGCTGGGAACGCGTGACCGCGCCGCCCGCGAAGCTCGCGCCCGGCACGACCTGGCACCGCGCCCGCTTCACGCTCGACGTACCCAAGGGACAGGACGCGACGATCGGCCTCGCCTTCGGCGACACGAGCAAGCCGCGCTCGGCGGCGCGTTATCGCGTGCTGATCTTCGTCAATGGCTGGAACATGGGCCAGTTCATCGCCCATGTCGGCCCGCAGCGCGTGTTCGCGATCCCCGAGGGCATTCTCAACCACCGCGGCGCGAACAGCATCGCGCTGGCGGTAACCTCCGACGGCCAGCCGGACAACGCGCTCGAACCGGTCCGGCTGGTGACGATGCGCAACGTCAAGGGCGGGTTGCCGGTGCGGATGGTCAGCGCACCAGCGACGCCGGCCGAACTCAAATAAAGCTCAGGCGGGGCCAGCCTGAAGCAGGGCCAAGTCAGCAGAGCCAGGCGTGGGCGGCCAGCGCCTCGACTTCATCAGCGGGAAGCGGACCGCCTTCGATCGCCGTGAGATTGGCGTCGAGCTGCGCGCGGGTCCGCATACCCACCGCGACCGTGGTGACCGCCGGGTGCGACAATGCGAAGCGCAGCGCGATCTCGGACAGCGGCTGGCCCGCGCGCGCGACGTCGCGTGCGAGGCGATGGACCCGCGCGAGTGTCTCGCGCCGGTGCACGTCATAGAAATAGCCGTCGCGCCAGTCGTGCGGCGCCAGCGCCGGGCCGCCTTCGTCCCAGCCGAGCGCGCCGAAATAGAGCGGCGACCGCGCGATCACGCCGACATCGTGGCGCTGGCAGAAGGGCAGCAGGCCTGCCGACGCGCCCTGGTCGAAGATGTTGTGCATGAGCTGGACCGAGTCCGCTGCACCGTGCGCGACGATCGTCGCCGCCGCATCGAGATCATGATCCCATAGCGAGATGCCGTAGCCGGCGATCTTGCCCTCCTCGCGCAGGCGCTCGAGCGTCTCACGCCAGTCGCCCTCGTCCAGCCATTCGGGACACCAGGCGTGGAGCTGCTGCAGCCCGAGGCGCTCAACGCCGAGCGTGCGCAGCAGCGCCTCGGTCTCGGTACGGATGTGGCGGCCAGGATAGGCTTGCTGCGCTGGGATATGCGGCGAGGGCAAGTCGAAGCGGACGCGCGAGGTCACGCGGGCGAAGACGTGCACGCGGCTTCGTGCGCCGGCGCGGGCAAGCATGCTGCCAAGCAGGTCGGCGACGCGGCCATCGCCGCCGGCGAGCTCGACCGCGTTCACGCCGCGCTCGAGCGCGCGTGCGATCATCGCCCCTGCCTCGCGTCGGTCGGCTCGGTGCGAAGCCAGCGCCGCGGTGCCGAGCGTGCAGGGCGAGATTTCGAGCCCGGTGCGGCCCAGGCGGCGCGGGGTCATGCCGCGTCCGAGGCCGCGGTGATGACGATCTGGAAGCCGGGCGCGGCGCGGTTCGCCCAGGACGAGCGGTGCCAGGTGCCGGGCCGGGCGGGGGTCTCGACGCGGTGGATGCTGACCGCGCCGGGGGTGACCTCCCATTCCTGCGTCCGGTCGCGGATGAAGGGGAAGGCGCCCGAGGCCATCGCCTCGAGCTGCGCGGGGCGATGCGCCCAGGCCTGCTCCACCGGTACCCCGCTGCGCATCACGCGCGTGTCGAGGCGGCAGAGCAGCGGATGCTCGCGGCGCATATAGGCGCGGTAGAGCGCGGCATCGAGATTGGCGGCGGGCGTGACGCGCATTCCTGCGGGGCGGCCGATCGGCCACAGCAGGCGAAAGGCGGCGTGCTCATTCACGCGGTCGACATGCCAGACCAAGTCGCCCGGCGCGAAATAGGTGCGGACCGAGATCGCGGGACGGCCGTCCACCAGCCCGCCGGCAAGTGCGGCGAGCGTATCGATATCGGCTGCCAGCAGCGCGCGTTCGTCGGCGAAGTTGCCGGGCCCGAGCAGCTTATCCGATACGAGAGCGAGCGCTTCGGCCGGGAGCAGCCGGTTGAAATCGAGCTTGAAGCCCGGCTTGCCGAGCAGCACCCGAATGAACTCGCGATAGGGCAGCGCGTCGAGTGGTGGACGCGGGATCTCCACCGTGCCGAGCGGCGACTGGTCGAGCAGGCGACGAAGCGCGGCGGCGTCGATGGCCGGCGAGGCTTGTGCGATTGCGTTGCCGCGATCCGCGCTCACTGCTTCGAGGTTTTCCCGCGCACTGCGGCGGCTTCCTCGGGCGAAAGCTTGCGGACATTCTGCACCAGGCAGCGCTGGAAACCGCTGCCGCTGGCATTGGGAATGAGCAGTTCGGCCGGCCGCCCAGGGCAGATGCGGTCGCCGCCGCGCGCGCGGATGCCGATCCGCAGCGCCCAGTCGACGTCCGGGCATCCGGTGGCGAGGGCAAGCTCCCAGCTCTCCCGCTGCCCGATGTTGAGGATCGCACGGTCCGGGCCGGCATCGCTGAAACCAGTGACCTGCGAGCCCCAGAAACATTCGCGCTGGCCGTCCGACGGAGCGGTCGCCGGTTCGTCGGCCGCGCAGGAGGCGGACAGGATCGTCAGCGGAAGCAAGGTCAGGGCCGGACGCATCGGCGCATCTCCCGATCAGACAACGAAGCCGGAGGAGCGTGTCGTCGAGCAACGCTCGATACCACGCTCGCTCCGGCTGCGCAGAACCTTGGACTAGGGTTGCCGCATACTTATACTGGCAATCAATTCTATGTACATGTGATGCCGTCAGAAGCGAGTTGGTTCGAGATCATTTCCATTTCACTATGCTTGATTTGAATATCTAAAAGAAGAAATTGCTCTTCCTGGAAGAGGAGTAGCCTGTTTGCTTCATACTCCTGATCGCATCAAATATCAGCTTCAGGTTCTGCTCTGTCTAGGCACTCGCGCCAATCATCCTGTAGATCGGCTTCTCGTCCAGAAATGTTTGCCTCATCATATGCATTAAGACTTGCGTCAAGCGCGGATTCAGCCGCGTCTAAATCGCCACAGGTATATGCAAATGCTTGAGCTGGAAAAGCTACGGTAGCGGCCACAAGTGCAATCGTTCCAGCCAATTGTTTAAATATTCTTCGCATTATACTTCCCCCTCTCGCTTATCGATTCCCAGTCATACGATACCATATTATGAAGTGATATCGCTACAAGTGGCCACGTCGAACAATTCTTCTCTTCGGAGAGAATGACAAGCGGTGATCGGTCAACTCACTTCTTCCCGCCGAACTGGATGCGCACACCGCCCATGATGCGACGGCCGCCATAGGACATGCGCATGATCTTGGGCGCGCCGTCGGCGAAATTCTCGTAGCCGCCGGTCGAGGTGATCTGTGCCTCCCGGGTCATGTTCCGCCCCTCGACATACACCTGGAAGTTCCGGTTGATGTTGTACGAGATCTTCGCGTCGATGAACGACGTCCCGTCGCGGAAGCGCGGCACGCCCGGGTTATAGGGCAAGCGCGTATTGTTGTCCTGATTGACTGCACTCGGATAGTTGAAGCTGACGTTGTTGCCGCCGCACGGCGTGATGCAGGTAAAGGTCTCGCTGCGCTTCTGATAGGCGATGCGGATATTGAGATCGCCATCGTCATACCAGAGCGATGCGTTCCAGTAATCGCGCGATTCATCGCGCGGGGGCATGATGTCGCCGGACAGCGGATCCTGCTCGCCCTCGGTCGCCGACGAGGCAAGGCGTGAGTAGTTCACGTCGGCGCCGGTATATTTGAGGAACCAGGGCAGGAAGGTGAAGGCCGTCTTGGCCTGGAACTCCCAGATGGTGCGCTTGTAGCCGGGGCCGTTGTCCCAG
This is a stretch of genomic DNA from Sphingomonas sp. BT-65. It encodes these proteins:
- a CDS encoding beta-galactosidase, producing the protein MCWTPLATAQQARETQNLAAPVKTFGRVSFDARSLMIDGKRTMIWSSEMHHFRLPSPDLWRDILQKMKANGFNTVAFYFDWGFHSPKQGVYDFSGVRDIDRLLTMAEEEGLYVITRAGPYVNAELTRGGFPGWLVNQRVKARTDAPEYLEAADEWLTQVHAIIARHQINGDGKGNRGTVILHQIENELAVTTPSQRRYMDHLYKKARADGINVPIFHNDQGRNGYWTPQDSKVEHVVPGPVDLYAFDGYPGGTCTVEGKPTRGSAAPDWGYYGPGGAKGGASASANTPGFLAEFGGGWFDYWGSNGGYECNAIQRGKRFQRVFYGTNLANGINIQSFYMGYGGTSWGWLPAPVVFTSYDYGSAISEPREVRPKLVEMKQLGGLIAAVPDLAGMIPAGTPRISSDKVQVYHNKSPETDARFLLVTHKPSNGQGNDRFTITADLPDGRYSFPQGEPMQLNGFDAKWLVAGVDVGGQRLVYSTSELQTAVKLDAADLLLMYGRAGEPGETVLRYAGAPKVEVIEGNVASSFDATKGDLRLNYTHRGRAVVRITDAGQPPLTLLLADEDEAGAYWTHDTAAGKILARGPALIRSATAKGGVLALTGDTSGETTLEVWAPRALRSLQWNGVAVRTAVTARGSVASVAPLGGPADFPLPTLTGWRVAAGSPEARPDFDDSGWQAIDRRRAGTTTAWADGQPTLVMDPYGFHEGDVWYRGRFEGGREAEKLSVFYGGGAAGLLQLWLDGEFIGQHEIPSGQPRPITLGGTEFPLPTKARAPGQHVLSVMVRNNGHNWDLDADDFHKEARGLIQASLQSAAGSSFAVPIEWRIQGRKGGEDLADPVRGVANNGGLHGERQGWHLPRFNDTGWERVTAPPAKLAPGTTWHRARFTLDVPKGQDATIGLAFGDTSKPRSAARYRVLIFVNGWNMGQFIAHVGPQRVFAIPEGILNHRGANSIALAVTSDGQPDNALEPVRLVTMRNVKGGLPVRMVSAPATPAELK
- a CDS encoding DUF6491 family protein; translation: MRPALTLLPLTILSASCAADEPATAPSDGQRECFWGSQVTGFSDAGPDRAILNIGQRESWELALATGCPDVDWALRIGIRARGGDRICPGRPAELLIPNASGSGFQRCLVQNVRKLSPEEAAAVRGKTSKQ
- a CDS encoding aldo/keto reductase; its protein translation is MTPRRLGRTGLEISPCTLGTAALASHRADRREAGAMIARALERGVNAVELAGGDGRVADLLGSMLARAGARSRVHVFARVTSRVRFDLPSPHIPAQQAYPGRHIRTETEALLRTLGVERLGLQQLHAWCPEWLDEGDWRETLERLREEGKIAGYGISLWDHDLDAAATIVAHGAADSVQLMHNIFDQGASAGLLPFCQRHDVGVIARSPLYFGALGWDEGGPALAPHDWRDGYFYDVHRRETLARVHRLARDVARAGQPLSEIALRFALSHPAVTTVAVGMRTRAQLDANLTAIEGGPLPADEVEALAAHAWLC
- a CDS encoding glycosyl hydrolase 115 family protein — protein: MRSIRITRVLLSLAALLPSAALAGQVELFDGREVAGIVHSGERPAQLAAELLARDLTQLTGMTPRVSGDLATCGRLCVVLGPQDSALIREVARETGIDLTELCGQWERYTRLLVRSKRDPSRRYLLIAGSDMRGAIWGVVDLTREIGVSPWEWWADVTPRRVKRLAVDGSRRLSPAPSVQYRGIFLNDEDWGLQPWAAKTYEPETGDIGPKTYVRIFELMWRLKANLIWPAMHDSTKPFYQIPGNAEAARDHAIVVGTSHAEPMMRNNVREWEEQDGDFNFFTNRNKMVDYWRRRAEEVKGFENIYTIGLRGKHDSAMEGADTPEKARQAMTEVMAIQRELLATAQGKPADQVPQVLTLYKEVLDIYGTGLKVPDDVTLVWPEDNYGYINRLSNPAERKRSGGSGIYYHISYWGRPHDYLWLGTTHPALIREQLDRAWQMDARKLWVVNVGDIKPGEYLTQYFLDLAFDTQAITPAPDAHLTRWAADQFSGANAAEIAAIMTEYYDLAFERRPEFMGFGQTEPTRPNKIGDYIRTGGGEALARIDRYRAITARAEALTTTLPADRRDAFFQLVLYPVRAAASLNERNLRLDLASLYTRQGRTSINAHVEQAKTAHARIVADTAAYNSQNSGKWRGMMDMAPRRLPVFDEPLYPQVTTPPDARRTTAPNAAAGIDRIVSLSATSASASDWEIVPGLGSRGGALRAKLDLPSRADAAGVAPLDYRFDVSATGDAELRIVAIPVHPLTSENGLRIAVQLDDGLVQLLDFRTFGRSEEWKQNVLTNTAVRTIPIRQLAKGAHRLRIHALDPGFILDRIDVRLDGAPDYYGAPPVK